The stretch of DNA CCACGCCCGCAGCCGCCATGCGTGTCAGGAAAGGTTCGGAAACACCGGCCACCGCGAGCGCAACGCCGCCCACGCCCCACAGCAGCGCCTGCACGAAATTGCACAAGGGCCCGGCCAGCGCGACCCAGAGACTGCCCCAGCGCGGGTTGCGCAGATTGCCAAAAGCCACGGGAACGGGTTTGGCATAGCCAAACATAAAAGCGCCACTGGTGGCGAAATACAGCAAAAGCGGAATAGCGATGGTGCCCAGCGGATCGATATGGCGCATCGGATTAAGCGAAACGCGCCCAAGCACATAAGCCGTGTTGTCGCCCAACATGCGTGCGACGTAGCCGTGAGCGGCCTCATGCAACGTAATGGCGAAAATCACCGGTAAGGCATAGACCGTAATGGCCTGTATCAGGGAAGAATCCATAACTCATGATTGTAACAACGCGACTGCGTGCGTTTGTCCGCTTTCGAATACTTCAGATACTGATTGGGCCTGGGGGCACTATCCATGCCCTATGCCAGCCCTATGCAAGCCCAAAAGGTGCGGCTGAACCACGTCCTGCCCGCACCAGCACAGGCTCAGGGCCACTCAGGTCGATCACGGTCGAGGGTTCGCGCGGACAGGCGCCACCGTCGATCACCAGGTCGATCTGCTTCTCGAGACGCTGACGGATTTCTTCGGGATCGTTGAGCGGCATCTCGTCGCCCGGCATGATGAGCGTCGAGCCCAGCAGCGGCTGGCCCAATGCTTCAAGTAGGGCGAGCGTAATCGCATGATCGGGGACACGCAAGCCAATCGTCTTGCGCGAAGGATGCGACAGGCGCCGTGGCACCTCTTTGGTGGCCTGCAGCACGAACACATAAGGCCCCGGCGTGACAGAGCGAATCAGCCGGTACTGACGGTTATCCACCGTGGCAAAACTGGCCAGCTCGGAGAGATCGCGCACCAGCAGCGACAGCAGTTGCCGCTCATCGATGCCGCGAATGCGCCGCAAACGTTCAACCGCATTCTTGTCGTCGAGATGACAGGCCAGCGCATAGCTGGAATCGGTGGGCAGCGCGACGACTCCGCCATCGTTGATGATCTGCGCCGCCTGCTTGATCAACCTTGGCTGGGGGTCGTCGGGATGAAGCCGGAAAAATTGGGACATGATTGTTACTGGAATAAGTTAACGCAGCGGCCCGCCCCTGAACGCAGTGTGCACGCCGACATCGGCATCGGCATCGGCATCAGCGTTAACTTCAACGCGATGCAACGCGACAGCGCCTGGCATCACAGCCAGCGGGTCCAGACTGGGGTCAGGAAAGAAGGTAAAGGCGGCAAGCTGCCCAGGTCTACGCGGCCAGGCTCCACGGCATGAAAGTCAGAGCCGCGTGAAGCTTCAAAACCAAAGCGCCGCGCCACTTCAGCATATTCGCGGTATTGATCGGGCGTGTGGCTACCCGTGACGACCTCGATAGCCTTGCCGCCCAGATCGATAAACTCGCCGAATAGCGCATCGAATTCAACCGGGGTATAGGCATAACGACCAGGATGGGCGATCACCGCCTCGCCGCCTGCGGCCTGAATCCAGCTTACGGCATCAGCCAGTTTGGCCCAGCGATGCGGCACATTGCCGGACTTGCCATCGCCAAGATAGCGGGAAAAAACGTCCTGGGTGGAGGCCGCGTAACCGCTTTCGACCATATAGCGCGCGAAATGGGTGCGCGAAATCATGTCGGGGTTCGAGACGTACTTCAGTGCCCCCGCGTAGGCATCCGGGATGCCCAGGGCGGCGAGCTGTTCGCCGATCGCCTCGGCCCGTGCCGAGCGTCCGTTGCGCGTGCGCGCCAGACCGTCGATCAGCGTCTGGCAAGTGGGATCGATATTCAGCCCAACGATATGCACCGTCCGCGAAGCCCAGGTGACCGAAATTTCAACGCCAGCCAGATAGCCCATGCCTAATGCCTGAGCGGCCTCGCGGGCCTCGAGCTGGCCCCGGATTTCATCATGGTCGGTCAGCGCCCAAAGCGTTACCCCACAGGCATGGGCCCGGCGTGCGACCTCGGCGGGTGCAAGCTGGCCATCGGAGACCGTGGAATGGCAATGCAGATCAGCGTTCATCGCAGCTTCAAGAAGGGGAAGCGGGCATTTTACTGCAATGCAGTATGAACACCGCGACCATCTTGTTATGTCCGCACCGTACAGAGGCCGCAAACGGTGCAAACCGTGCAAATGGTACGAACGATAAACGATACAAATGGCAGACAAGTCACGCGCAAAACGCCTCGATCAGCGCCGCGACCTGCTCAGGCTGGTCATGATGGACCATGTGCCCCGCATCACTAATCAATCTTTCACGCCAGTCTGCAAACGCGCTGAAACGCGCCTTGAATTCGGCCAACGGCATCGTCCCAGCCAGCTCACTCAGGATCGGCGACGCCACCGCTTCGACATGCAGCACCGGAGCCTGAACCCGCGCCCACACCGCCATGATTTCATCGAGGCGATACAGCAGCGGGCCACGCAGCTTGTGCGCCGGGTCTGCTTGCAACACGAAACGCCCAGCGCCATCGGGCTTCGACCAGTGTTGCGCGAGAAAACGGGCATGGGTCAAAGCAAGACGCGGATTGGTTCGTCTCAGGCGCGCCGCGACCTCGTCGAGCGAGGCATAGCTTTTAAGCGCGGGCGGCGCACGCAGGCCATCGAGCCAGCCCTCCAGACGGTGCGGAGCCTGAGCCGCCAGCGCCGGAGCCAGCCCAAAGCCTTCCAGATCGACCACGCGCCGCACGCGCTGCGGCCGCGCGCCCGCATACAGGCACACGACGTTGGCCCCCATGCTGTGCCCGACCAGATTCACGGTGTCATTGGGCGCGTAGTGGTCAAGCAAGGCGTCGAGATCCGCCAGGTACTCATGAAACCAGTAATGGCCTCCGCCCTGGGCCGCTACCGGCCAGTCCGACAGGCCAAAGCCACGCGCATCGGGCGCCAGCACTTGCCACTCGCCAGCGAGGGCATCGACCACAAACTGGAACGAAGCCGCGACATCCATCCAGCCGTGCAGCATGAAGAGCGTTGGCGCATCCCGCTTACCCCAGCGCCGCACATGCAAGCGCACTCCGCGAATAGAAACAAAATCGGACTGTGAGGAATTCATCGGCCTGTTATATCCGTGACGACAAGAAAAAATGAGCGCCCGATGATAACGAACAAGGCACAAGGCAAAGCGGCCGGGTTCGCCAGGGAGCCCTTGCAGCAGCGCCGCCTGGATCGA from Paraburkholderia hayleyella encodes:
- a CDS encoding site-2 protease family protein, with product MDSSLIQAITVYALPVIFAITLHEAAHGYVARMLGDNTAYVLGRVSLNPMRHIDPLGTIAIPLLLYFATSGAFMFGYAKPVPVAFGNLRNPRWGSLWVALAGPLCNFVQALLWGVGGVALAVAGVSEPFLTRMAAAGVGVNLVLGVLNLFPLPPLDGGRVLVALLPPGPAFKFSRIEPYGFFIVMALVLTGLLTTYWLSPLVNLGYAAVSAVLTPLVSLF
- a CDS encoding L-threonylcarbamoyladenylate synthase, translating into MSQFFRLHPDDPQPRLIKQAAQIINDGGVVALPTDSSYALACHLDDKNAVERLRRIRGIDERQLLSLLVRDLSELASFATVDNRQYRLIRSVTPGPYVFVLQATKEVPRRLSHPSRKTIGLRVPDHAITLALLEALGQPLLGSTLIMPGDEMPLNDPEEIRQRLEKQIDLVIDGGACPREPSTVIDLSGPEPVLVRAGRGSAAPFGLA
- a CDS encoding 3',5'-nucleoside bisphosphate phosphatase; this translates as MNADLHCHSTVSDGQLAPAEVARRAHACGVTLWALTDHDEIRGQLEAREAAQALGMGYLAGVEISVTWASRTVHIVGLNIDPTCQTLIDGLARTRNGRSARAEAIGEQLAALGIPDAYAGALKYVSNPDMISRTHFARYMVESGYAASTQDVFSRYLGDGKSGNVPHRWAKLADAVSWIQAAGGEAVIAHPGRYAYTPVEFDALFGEFIDLGGKAIEVVTGSHTPDQYREYAEVARRFGFEASRGSDFHAVEPGRVDLGSLPPLPSFLTPVWTRWL
- a CDS encoding alpha/beta fold hydrolase, encoding MNSSQSDFVSIRGVRLHVRRWGKRDAPTLFMLHGWMDVAASFQFVVDALAGEWQVLAPDARGFGLSDWPVAAQGGGHYWFHEYLADLDALLDHYAPNDTVNLVGHSMGANVVCLYAGARPQRVRRVVDLEGFGLAPALAAQAPHRLEGWLDGLRAPPALKSYASLDEVAARLRRTNPRLALTHARFLAQHWSKPDGAGRFVLQADPAHKLRGPLLYRLDEIMAVWARVQAPVLHVEAVASPILSELAGTMPLAEFKARFSAFADWRERLISDAGHMVHHDQPEQVAALIEAFCA